A DNA window from Gasterosteus aculeatus chromosome 16, fGasAcu3.hap1.1, whole genome shotgun sequence contains the following coding sequences:
- the commd6 gene encoding COMM domain-containing protein 6 — protein MPAAEESYGVNKVVDHICQLPPHLLTEACQHILTYLQGQTGGVDSAEISDRFRRAGVRLEHEDLQNMVRFLLLTFRSAGKSGLSGDDLVSRLEEAGNKWPKASLQVVHTLWSERGALVHAQQEVQALLSIGQLVDMQWKLGVAVSSDTCRSLNSPYVSLLLKIVQPPGQICHRSFEMTVPQFQNFHKQLKEMAAVMETV, from the exons ATGCCTGCAGCAGAGGAATCCTATG GTGTCAACAAAGTCGTGGACCACATCTGCCAGCTTCCTCCACATCTGTTGACGGAAGCA TGTCAGCACATTCTGACTTATCTTCAAGGGCAAACCGGGGGAGTGGATTCAGCCGAAATCTCTGAT AGATTTCGGAGAGCTGGAGTCCGACTTGAACATGAAGATCTGCAGAACATGGTCAGATTTCTTCTCTTAACGTTCAG GTCCGCGGGGAAGAGCGGCCTCTCTGGAGATGACCTCGTGTCCAGGCTGGAAGAAGCAGGCAACAAGTGGCCAAAGGCTTCCCTGCAGGTGGTGCACACGCTGTGGAGTGAACGTGGCGCACTGGTCCACGCCCAGCAGGAGGTCCAGGCGTTGCTCAGCATTGGCCAG CTGGTGGACATGCAGTGGAAGCTCGGCGTGGCCGTGAGCTCCGACACCTGCCGGTCGCTCAACTCGCCGTACGTGTCTCTGCTGCTGAAGATCGTCCAGCCCCCTGGACAGATTTGTCACAGATCTTTTGAGATGACCGTTCCACAGTTCCAG AACTTTCACAAGCAGCTCAAGGAGATGGCTGCTGTAATGGAGACCGTGTGA